The proteins below come from a single Candidatus Chlamydia sanziniae genomic window:
- a CDS encoding metallophosphoesterase, with product MHIYGLADLHLSLGVPQKTMEVFGEPWIGYHKKIREQWKARVTPKDIVLIAGDISWAKDLLEAERDFAFVDALPGTKYMIRGNHDYWSSASTKKIRMALPPSLNYLTSGYAQLSPELAVVGVRLWDSPTIHIAYTCQAFSTQVQSKPYTEHDEKIFLREFGRLKKALDSLPKEVTQVIVMTHYPPISSDGSPGPVSELLEADGRVSLCIFGHLHKIHQSMRVFGKIRGIDYVLVAADYVNFIPQEIL from the coding sequence ATGCACATATATGGTTTGGCTGATCTACATCTTTCTTTAGGGGTGCCTCAAAAAACTATGGAGGTATTTGGAGAACCTTGGATAGGATATCATAAAAAAATTCGTGAACAATGGAAAGCTAGAGTCACACCTAAAGATATTGTCCTCATCGCAGGAGATATTTCCTGGGCTAAGGATCTCTTAGAAGCTGAACGTGATTTTGCCTTTGTTGATGCATTGCCAGGAACTAAATACATGATTCGTGGAAATCATGATTATTGGAGCTCGGCTTCAACAAAAAAAATCCGCATGGCTTTACCTCCTTCCCTAAATTATTTAACTTCAGGATATGCCCAGCTCTCCCCCGAACTCGCTGTTGTAGGTGTTCGACTTTGGGACAGTCCTACTATACATATAGCGTATACGTGCCAGGCATTTTCCACTCAAGTTCAGTCTAAACCTTACACAGAACACGATGAAAAAATTTTTCTGCGAGAATTTGGACGACTCAAAAAAGCCTTAGATTCTCTTCCTAAAGAAGTAACGCAGGTCATTGTTATGACACATTATCCCCCTATCAGCAGCGATGGCTCTCCAGGGCCTGTTTCTGAGTTGTTAGAAGCTGACGGTCGGGTCTCGTTATGTATTTTTGGTCATTTGCATAAAATACACCAGTCCATGCGTGTTTTTGGTAAAATCCGTGGGATAGATTACGTTTTAGTTGCTGCGGATTATGTAAATTTCATTCCCCAAGAGATCTTGTGA
- the coaE gene encoding dephospho-CoA kinase (Dephospho-CoA kinase (CoaE) performs the final step in coenzyme A biosynthesis.) produces the protein MLKLLKVSITGDLSSGKTEACQVFQELGAYVVSADKISHSFLIPHTYIGRRIINLLGPEIVVADALDTRAIAEKVFYNSALLQGLETILHPEVCQVIEEQYCQVVQSGEYPLFVAEVPLLYEIHYAEWFDSVVLITANEDIRRERFIKKTGFSEKDFYKRCSRFSDIGEKLMQADNVIENNGTKEELRHKVKEYFYALKGAL, from the coding sequence ATGTTAAAGTTACTAAAAGTTTCTATTACAGGAGACCTCTCTTCTGGGAAAACTGAAGCATGTCAGGTTTTTCAGGAATTGGGGGCTTATGTAGTTAGTGCTGATAAAATTTCGCATAGCTTCCTTATTCCTCATACATACATAGGTCGTCGTATTATAAATCTTTTGGGACCGGAAATTGTTGTTGCTGACGCGCTTGATACGCGAGCTATAGCTGAGAAAGTCTTTTACAATAGCGCTCTGTTACAAGGTTTAGAAACCATTCTACATCCAGAAGTTTGTCAGGTAATTGAAGAACAATATTGTCAAGTTGTTCAAAGTGGGGAATATCCGTTATTTGTTGCAGAGGTGCCTTTGCTGTATGAAATACACTATGCAGAGTGGTTTGATTCGGTGGTTCTTATTACAGCAAATGAAGACATTCGTCGAGAAAGATTTATTAAAAAAACAGGATTTTCTGAAAAAGATTTTTATAAAAGATGCTCACGTTTTTCAGACATTGGTGAGAAATTAATGCAAGCAGACAATGTGATTGAAAATAACGGGACTAAAGAAGAATTACGTCATAAAGTTAAAGAATATTTTTACGCTTTAAAGGGAGCATTATGA
- a CDS encoding sugar phosphate nucleotidyltransferase gives MIKNSFSSYSSNFNFPHIYRDKVGVIILCGGEGKRLSPLTNSRCKPTVSFGGRYKLIDVPISHAIMAGFSKIFVIGQYLTYTLQEHLFKTYFYHGVLQDQIHLLVPEGRQGNQVWYQGTADAIRQNLLYLEDTEIEYFLILSGDQLYNMDFRVIVDMAFTSQVDMVLVAQPISEKDASRMGVLQIDTEGKLVDFYEKPQDIETLNRFRLSAENRRAHKLNKDSGEFLGSMGIYLFRRESLFRLLAEENGEDFGKQLIQAQMKRGYVQTLLYDGYWTDIGTIESYYEANIALTQKPQTLTQGLNCYDDRGMIYSKNHHLPGVIVSDSLISNSLLCEGSVIDSSHIAHSVVGIRGMIGENSVIDHSIIMGNARYGSATPTPLGIGKDCEIYKTIIDENCSIGNGVKLTNRTHYIDYDAPDGKLFVRDNIVIIPRGTRIPDNYIF, from the coding sequence ATGATAAAAAATAGTTTCTCAAGTTATTCTTCTAATTTTAACTTCCCTCATATTTATCGAGATAAGGTCGGTGTGATTATCTTATGCGGAGGTGAAGGAAAAAGGCTCTCTCCTTTAACTAACTCGCGCTGTAAACCTACTGTATCTTTTGGAGGACGGTATAAACTCATTGATGTCCCTATTTCTCACGCAATTATGGCAGGCTTTTCAAAGATTTTTGTTATAGGACAATACCTCACCTATACTCTGCAGGAACATTTGTTTAAGACCTACTTTTATCATGGAGTTTTACAAGATCAGATACACCTCCTTGTCCCTGAAGGACGCCAAGGAAATCAGGTATGGTACCAAGGAACTGCAGATGCTATTCGACAAAACCTTCTCTATCTCGAAGATACTGAAATTGAATACTTTCTAATTTTATCGGGAGATCAACTGTATAATATGGATTTCCGAGTCATTGTGGATATGGCCTTTACTTCACAAGTGGATATGGTTCTTGTTGCTCAGCCAATTTCAGAGAAAGATGCTTCTAGGATGGGCGTTCTCCAAATTGACACAGAAGGTAAACTTGTAGATTTCTATGAAAAACCACAAGACATAGAAACTTTAAATCGTTTCCGTCTATCGGCAGAAAACCGTCGCGCACATAAATTAAATAAAGATAGTGGAGAATTCTTAGGCTCTATGGGAATTTACCTATTTCGTAGAGAAAGTCTATTTCGTTTACTTGCTGAAGAAAACGGTGAAGATTTTGGAAAGCAACTCATCCAAGCACAGATGAAACGAGGCTATGTCCAAACACTTCTCTACGATGGCTATTGGACCGATATTGGTACTATAGAATCATATTATGAAGCTAACATTGCGTTAACGCAAAAACCCCAAACCTTAACACAAGGACTGAATTGTTATGACGATAGGGGCATGATCTATAGTAAGAACCATCACCTGCCTGGGGTTATTGTCAGCGATTCTTTAATTTCAAACTCCTTACTTTGCGAAGGTTCTGTGATTGATTCGAGTCATATTGCCCATAGTGTTGTAGGTATTCGTGGGATGATAGGAGAGAATTCCGTAATAGATCATTCTATTATTATGGGGAACGCTCGTTATGGTTCTGCAACGCCTACTCCTTTAGGCATTGGAAAAGATTGTGAGATCTATAAAACCATTATTGATGAAAACTGTTCCATCGGTAATGGAGTAAAACTTACGAATCGTACTCACTATATTGATTACGATGCCCCGGATGGAAAACTCTTTGTAAGAGATAACATTGTTATCATTCCTCGAGGAACTCGAATTCCTGATAATTATATCTTCTAA
- a CDS encoding transporter substrate-binding domain-containing protein, whose product MKLKFSWKLNFIACLLALGLIFFGCSRERKELFVGRDVTWFPKQFGIYTSNINAFLNDLISDINHRENLNITIVNQDWIHLFENLDEHKTRGALTSILPTVEMLDHYQFSEPILLTGPVLIVAENSPYHSIQDLKGRLVGVYKFDSSVLVAQDIPEAIITPYPHVPIALEALMSNCYDALLAPVIEVTSLIETTYKGRLKIISRPLNQDGLRLVVLKGINNELLEGFNAGLLKAQRSGKYQTIKQQYRLP is encoded by the coding sequence GTGAAACTCAAGTTTTCTTGGAAATTAAATTTTATAGCGTGTTTGCTGGCTCTAGGGTTGATTTTTTTTGGGTGCTCTCGAGAAAGGAAAGAACTGTTTGTAGGTCGCGATGTTACCTGGTTTCCTAAACAGTTTGGTATTTACACATCGAATATTAATGCTTTTTTAAATGACTTAATCTCTGATATCAACCATCGTGAAAATCTTAATATTACTATCGTGAACCAGGATTGGATTCATCTTTTTGAAAATTTAGATGAGCATAAAACCCGAGGAGCCTTAACTTCCATATTACCCACAGTAGAAATGCTCGACCATTACCAGTTCTCAGAGCCCATTTTATTGACGGGACCTGTTCTCATTGTTGCTGAAAATTCCCCGTACCATTCCATACAAGATCTTAAAGGACGCTTAGTTGGCGTCTATAAGTTTGACTCTTCTGTTCTAGTTGCTCAGGACATTCCTGAAGCAATCATTACTCCTTATCCACATGTACCTATCGCTTTGGAAGCCCTTATGTCTAACTGCTACGATGCTCTTTTAGCTCCAGTCATCGAAGTAACTTCGTTAATAGAGACTACGTATAAAGGAAGATTGAAAATTATTTCTCGGCCATTGAACCAAGATGGACTGCGACTAGTTGTGCTGAAAGGTATCAATAATGAGCTCCTTGAAGGGTTTAATGCAGGATTACTAAAAGCACAGCGTTCAGGAAAATATCAAACCATAAAACAACAGTACCGTCTTCCCTAG
- the rsmD gene encoding 16S rRNA (guanine(966)-N(2))-methyltransferase RsmD yields the protein MRILTGKYKGKSLKTFSNHSIRPTSGLVKEAFFNICASHIKGAVFLDLFAGIGGIGFEALSRGAAHVVFVDNSPRAVRLLHANSQLLDTELPITILKQDVKIAMRKLVKMERSFDLIYIDPPYELENAYVSSLLEEITKYHILNTTGMLVLENASHEEILIPGLVLRRKRKLGGTSLSEYCNTRNITLEFTKTPLSSGD from the coding sequence GTGAGGATTCTAACTGGTAAATATAAGGGTAAGTCCCTAAAGACTTTTTCTAATCATTCGATTCGTCCAACGTCGGGTCTTGTTAAAGAAGCGTTCTTTAACATCTGTGCTTCCCACATTAAAGGTGCTGTCTTTTTAGATCTTTTTGCAGGGATCGGGGGCATCGGATTTGAAGCTTTAAGCCGTGGAGCCGCGCATGTTGTATTTGTTGATAACTCTCCACGTGCTGTGCGTTTACTCCATGCAAATAGTCAGCTCTTAGATACAGAACTCCCGATCACTATTCTTAAGCAAGATGTAAAGATAGCTATGCGAAAATTAGTCAAAATGGAGCGTTCCTTTGACCTTATTTACATTGATCCTCCTTACGAACTCGAAAATGCTTATGTAAGTTCTCTATTAGAAGAGATCACCAAGTATCATATTCTCAATACTACAGGTATGCTAGTTCTAGAAAATGCATCCCATGAAGAAATCCTTATTCCTGGATTAGTACTAAGACGCAAAAGAAAACTTGGTGGAACATCTCTATCCGAATATTGTAATACAAGAAACATAACGCTAGAATTTACAAAAACTCCATTATCTTCAGGAGATTGA
- a CDS encoding tetratricopeptide repeat protein, with translation MKRLGFQSSLEALCNTTSQRLRQYLIKHSLFVCGAFLLMALELSIFIYFFLFSGKTVVPAFCLACFFLTLFACLVFRLYLLSGKADVFEELSSEYLHATLALVKHKHNVVEEQAHLAAAATKLSVNLQNEEYTILPYVLRCLPQRDVIRKFSCFCFWEDYFLFRECLLQKAVDAYIKVVQAIPIDLGAHVSLADAYVALSGLYADPRKYPEFDSNYWVPPGRYSENIQEKFFATARRAIEEFKILNEYAPGNAWVHAQLAYSYHDLQMPLEEIQEYEIVLKLKPNDIETMSKLGILYFQQGMNARGLRIYEELKKRDYKKSQKLIKFYGVEYNKS, from the coding sequence ATGAAGCGGCTAGGTTTCCAGTCCAGTTTAGAAGCTCTATGTAACACGACAAGCCAGCGCTTGCGTCAATACCTAATCAAGCACAGCTTATTTGTTTGTGGGGCTTTTTTGCTTATGGCCCTTGAACTCAGCATCTTCATTTATTTTTTCTTATTTTCTGGAAAAACTGTAGTTCCTGCATTTTGCTTAGCCTGTTTTTTCTTAACCCTATTTGCATGTCTTGTCTTTCGTCTTTATCTGCTTTCAGGGAAAGCAGATGTTTTTGAAGAACTATCCTCAGAATATCTTCACGCAACTCTTGCGTTAGTAAAACATAAACATAATGTTGTTGAAGAGCAGGCTCACCTTGCTGCTGCAGCAACTAAGCTTTCAGTAAATCTTCAAAATGAAGAATATACGATTCTTCCTTATGTGCTAAGATGTCTTCCTCAGCGCGATGTCATTAGGAAATTCAGCTGCTTTTGTTTTTGGGAAGATTATTTTCTTTTCCGTGAATGTCTGTTGCAAAAGGCTGTGGATGCTTATATCAAAGTTGTCCAAGCAATTCCTATAGATCTTGGGGCTCATGTGTCTCTTGCTGACGCCTACGTAGCCCTTTCAGGGCTTTATGCTGACCCAAGAAAATATCCAGAGTTTGATTCAAATTATTGGGTGCCTCCCGGGCGCTATAGCGAGAATATTCAAGAAAAATTTTTTGCAACAGCGCGACGAGCGATTGAAGAATTTAAAATTTTAAATGAATATGCTCCGGGAAATGCTTGGGTACATGCACAATTAGCTTATAGCTACCATGACCTGCAAATGCCTCTTGAGGAAATTCAGGAATATGAAATTGTTTTGAAACTTAAACCTAATGATATTGAGACAATGTCTAAATTAGGAATTCTCTATTTCCAACAGGGAATGAATGCACGAGGACTACGTATTTACGAAGAATTAAAAAAAAGAGATTATAAAAAGTCTCAAAAATTAATTAAATTCTATGGTGTAGAGTATAATAAAAGCTAG
- the rho gene encoding transcription termination factor Rho: protein MKEERSSEILPKVKETKKHTYPLLEEKSFVGECAVVSAESEETPSVTITKIAKLQRMGIEELNVLARQYGVKNIGSLTKSQVVFEIVKAKSERADELLIGEGVLEVLPDGFGFLRSPTYNYLPSAEDIYVSPAQIRRFDLKKGDTIIGTIRSPKEKEKYFALLKVDKINGSTPDKAKERVLFENLTPLYPNERIVMEMGKDNFAERVLDLTAPIGKGQRGLIVAPPRSGKTVILQSIAHAIAVNNPDIVLIVLLIDERPEEVTDMIRQVRGEVVASTFDEQPERHIQVAEMVIEKARRLVEHGNDVVILLDSITRLARAYNTVQPHSGKILTGGVDASALHKPKRFFGAARNIEGGGSLTILATALIDTGSRMDEVIFEEFKGTGNMELVLDRRLSDRRTYPAIDLIKSGTRKEELLYHPSELEKVYLFRQAIADLTAIDAMYLLLGRLKKTNSNAEFLLSLKE, encoded by the coding sequence ATGAAAGAAGAGCGTTCTTCAGAAATCTTGCCGAAGGTGAAAGAAACGAAAAAACATACATATCCTTTGCTAGAAGAGAAGTCTTTTGTAGGAGAATGTGCCGTAGTGAGCGCGGAGTCAGAAGAAACTCCATCCGTGACAATTACGAAAATTGCAAAACTGCAAAGGATGGGAATTGAGGAGCTAAACGTATTGGCTCGCCAATACGGCGTGAAGAACATCGGGTCGTTAACAAAATCTCAAGTGGTTTTCGAAATTGTTAAAGCTAAATCAGAACGAGCAGACGAACTCCTTATAGGGGAAGGCGTTTTGGAAGTTCTCCCCGATGGTTTTGGTTTTTTGCGATCTCCTACATACAACTATTTGCCATCAGCAGAAGATATTTACGTTTCTCCGGCACAAATTCGTCGATTTGATTTAAAAAAAGGCGATACCATTATCGGAACTATACGTTCCCCTAAGGAAAAGGAAAAATATTTTGCTTTATTGAAAGTAGATAAAATCAATGGTTCGACTCCTGATAAAGCAAAAGAACGTGTGTTGTTCGAAAACCTAACCCCTCTATACCCTAATGAAAGAATCGTTATGGAAATGGGGAAAGATAATTTTGCTGAAAGAGTCTTAGATTTGACCGCTCCCATAGGTAAAGGGCAGAGAGGTCTTATTGTTGCTCCCCCACGTTCTGGGAAAACGGTCATTTTGCAAAGTATAGCCCATGCTATTGCTGTCAATAATCCCGATATTGTTCTTATTGTACTGCTCATCGACGAAAGACCCGAAGAAGTCACAGATATGATTCGTCAAGTGCGAGGTGAAGTTGTTGCCTCAACATTTGATGAACAGCCTGAACGCCATATCCAAGTTGCGGAAATGGTAATAGAAAAAGCACGTCGTTTAGTAGAACATGGCAATGACGTCGTTATCTTGCTCGACTCTATTACAAGATTAGCGCGTGCTTATAACACTGTCCAGCCTCACTCAGGTAAAATTTTGACCGGAGGTGTAGATGCAAGCGCTTTGCATAAACCTAAACGGTTTTTTGGAGCAGCAAGAAATATAGAAGGCGGAGGATCTCTAACAATTTTAGCAACTGCCTTAATTGATACCGGCTCACGTATGGACGAAGTGATCTTTGAAGAATTCAAAGGTACAGGAAATATGGAATTAGTTCTTGATCGGCGTCTTTCAGACAGAAGGACCTATCCCGCCATTGATTTAATTAAGAGTGGTACCAGAAAAGAAGAACTTCTTTACCACCCAAGTGAATTGGAAAAAGTCTATCTCTTCCGTCAAGCAATAGCAGATCTCACAGCTATTGATGCTATGTATCTTCTGTTAGGCAGGTTGAAAAAGACAAATAGTAATGCAGAATTTCTACTCTCCCTTAAAGAATAA
- the hemH gene encoding ferrochelatase: protein MSTSIYILANFGGPRHSGELSDFLTTLLTDRDVTGTCLPSYLHKKFFAFIAKKRVTKVLPQYQSLKSWSPIYSDTEDLAETLAIALQSPVIPFHRYLPSTHARTLSHLRSLCSFPIVGVPLFPHFTYAVTGSIVRFFHMHIPERSISWLPYFGSHRSFISALACHLRNFLHHQKILEKECCFLFSAHGLPVKYVRQGDPYAKQCEESFVTIASMFKEAKSLLCYQSKFGPGQWLSPATVSVCRNLQTTKPYVILIPFGFIFDHLETLYEIEQKYLPILQVRGYQAFRLPAISSMSPSWISTLVEIIRTSPTVNANILIK, encoded by the coding sequence ATGAGCACTTCTATCTACATATTAGCAAACTTTGGGGGGCCACGTCATTCCGGTGAATTGAGTGATTTCTTAACCACTCTCCTGACAGATAGAGATGTTACAGGCACATGTTTGCCTTCATATTTGCATAAAAAGTTTTTTGCATTCATTGCTAAAAAACGCGTTACCAAGGTTCTTCCCCAATATCAATCCTTGAAAAGTTGGTCCCCAATATATTCTGATACCGAAGATCTTGCAGAAACTCTTGCCATCGCATTGCAATCTCCTGTAATTCCTTTTCATCGTTATTTACCCAGTACACATGCAAGAACGTTAAGTCACTTGCGATCGCTATGTTCTTTTCCTATTGTAGGCGTGCCATTATTTCCCCATTTCACTTATGCTGTTACAGGAAGTATTGTACGTTTTTTCCACATGCATATCCCTGAGCGATCCATTTCATGGCTTCCTTATTTTGGAAGTCATAGGAGTTTTATTTCTGCCCTGGCGTGTCATCTACGAAATTTTCTTCACCACCAAAAAATCTTAGAAAAGGAATGTTGCTTCTTATTTTCTGCTCATGGACTCCCTGTAAAATATGTTCGCCAGGGAGATCCCTATGCCAAACAATGTGAGGAGTCTTTTGTAACGATTGCTTCCATGTTTAAAGAAGCAAAAAGCTTACTTTGTTACCAATCTAAATTTGGTCCAGGACAATGGCTCTCACCAGCAACAGTTTCTGTATGTCGAAACTTACAGACCACAAAACCCTATGTTATTTTAATTCCTTTTGGTTTCATTTTTGATCACTTGGAAACTTTATATGAAATAGAACAAAAATATCTTCCTATACTACAAGTACGAGGATATCAGGCCTTCCGACTCCCTGCGATTTCTAGTATGTCCCCTTCCTGGATTTCTACTTTAGTAGAAATCATTCGAACCTCACCAACAGTAAATGCCAATATATTAATAAAATAA
- the polA gene encoding DNA polymerase I gives MEKLFILDASGFVFRAYFALPEMKNSEGEATQAVFGFIRSINKLIKEFAPYYMVAVFDGPNNKQSRREIYDNYKSNRERKLYDLPKQLSLVKEYCTLFGLAHVEVESVEADDVIASISREALIKGYEVCICTGDKDLLQLVDTHVTVWNPWKDQGVIGVSEVIERYGVSPQRIPDYLALVGDTSDNIPGVSGCGPRKAMTLLQQFGSVEGLLHNLNEVKGSNRALLIEQQSVLELSKKLALLDHEVAVPLPVSAFIFPQHPIDQEKLRTFYIQQGFKTLVVPKKEEISTVDVQVVTDNDTLENALNKLQGEGPIAFAAAYTGKHLPSLQLFGLALTRGTEVFFIDLQHASTSFISSLRRFFTRDDVSFYGYNIKRDMHALMNTGIPIRDICCDLALAEHLIHGGAKTSYQSLLINHGLTQVAMRFAKEWEALSLPILRLPEHPAQYFGEFVAYLPELKKSVLEELDRKGMIEIFHDIEMRLEKVLFLMERAGMPLDIEELALLESSLEAELAILTDEIYDLAGTSFNIKSPKQLADVLYKELGLVPVDKMKSTKAKVLEALLGEHEIIEKILAFRAIEKLLSTYVKALPRQVDLHTHRIHPSFDQTGTVTGRLACRDPNLQNIPIRSHRGILLRKAFHMSQPNIYFLSADYSQIELRFLAHLSQDNSLRLAFESGQDVHAFTAAQVFHVPLDQVSKQQRMQAKTVNFGIVYGQQAYGLSKSLRIPLSEAQKLIQAYFARYPRVFQFVEETIEQASRDLRVTTMLGRERIIDSWNEFPGSRAASGRFAVNTRIQGSAAELIKLAMLHLAEAIQHKNMKSRMLLQIHDELLFEIPEEELEIMQTLVREKMESAMTLSVPLVVNILIGKNWAEC, from the coding sequence ATGGAAAAGTTATTTATTCTAGATGCTTCTGGATTTGTTTTTCGCGCGTATTTTGCTTTACCCGAAATGAAAAATTCTGAAGGAGAAGCAACTCAGGCTGTATTTGGTTTTATTCGTTCAATAAATAAACTGATAAAAGAGTTTGCTCCATACTACATGGTCGCTGTTTTTGACGGGCCAAATAATAAACAAAGTCGTCGAGAAATTTATGATAACTATAAAAGTAATCGGGAAAGAAAATTGTACGATCTTCCCAAACAACTTTCTCTAGTTAAAGAATATTGCACTTTATTTGGTTTGGCTCATGTAGAGGTAGAGTCAGTAGAAGCCGATGATGTGATCGCAAGTATTTCTAGAGAAGCTCTTATAAAAGGCTATGAAGTTTGCATCTGTACTGGAGACAAAGACTTACTACAACTTGTGGACACTCATGTAACAGTATGGAATCCTTGGAAAGACCAAGGAGTCATAGGTGTTTCCGAAGTAATAGAACGTTATGGTGTTTCTCCACAAAGGATCCCAGATTATCTGGCCTTAGTTGGCGATACTTCAGATAATATCCCTGGAGTTTCTGGTTGTGGCCCTAGAAAAGCAATGACTCTCCTTCAGCAGTTTGGAAGTGTGGAGGGACTTTTACATAATTTAAATGAGGTTAAAGGATCGAATCGGGCACTGCTTATTGAACAGCAAAGTGTCCTTGAACTAAGTAAAAAATTAGCTCTTCTGGATCATGAGGTTGCCGTACCCTTACCTGTAAGTGCATTTATATTTCCTCAGCATCCCATTGATCAAGAAAAGCTAAGAACTTTTTATATACAACAAGGATTTAAGACACTCGTAGTACCTAAGAAAGAAGAAATATCCACTGTTGATGTTCAAGTGGTTACGGATAATGATACTCTAGAAAATGCCCTGAATAAACTTCAAGGAGAAGGACCTATTGCTTTTGCCGCAGCCTATACAGGTAAGCATCTTCCGTCTTTACAATTATTCGGATTGGCATTGACCAGAGGAACAGAAGTCTTTTTTATCGATTTGCAACATGCATCTACAAGCTTCATATCTTCCCTACGACGTTTTTTTACAAGAGATGATGTCTCCTTTTATGGTTATAATATCAAACGGGATATGCACGCACTTATGAATACAGGCATTCCTATACGAGATATTTGTTGTGATCTTGCTCTTGCAGAACATTTGATCCATGGAGGAGCAAAAACTTCCTATCAGTCCTTGCTTATTAATCATGGCTTAACACAAGTCGCTATGCGGTTTGCAAAGGAATGGGAAGCGTTAAGCCTGCCTATTCTTAGATTGCCGGAACATCCAGCTCAATATTTTGGAGAATTTGTTGCTTATTTACCGGAATTAAAAAAATCCGTCCTTGAGGAATTAGATCGTAAAGGAATGATTGAGATTTTTCATGATATAGAAATGCGTTTGGAAAAAGTGCTCTTTCTTATGGAAAGAGCAGGAATGCCTTTGGATATAGAAGAATTAGCTCTATTGGAAAGTTCCTTAGAAGCAGAACTTGCAATACTCACAGATGAGATTTACGATTTAGCAGGAACTTCATTTAATATTAAGTCTCCAAAACAGCTAGCGGATGTTTTATATAAGGAATTAGGACTCGTCCCAGTTGACAAAATGAAGTCTACAAAAGCCAAGGTTCTTGAGGCTTTGTTAGGAGAACATGAAATTATCGAGAAAATTTTAGCATTTCGTGCTATTGAAAAACTACTTTCTACATATGTCAAAGCTTTACCTCGTCAAGTAGATCTCCACACGCATAGAATTCATCCTTCTTTTGATCAGACAGGAACAGTTACAGGAAGATTAGCATGTCGTGATCCTAACTTACAAAACATTCCTATACGATCTCATCGTGGAATATTGCTTAGAAAGGCTTTTCATATGAGTCAGCCAAATATATATTTTTTATCCGCTGATTATTCTCAAATTGAGTTGAGATTTTTAGCACATTTAAGTCAGGATAACTCATTAAGATTGGCATTTGAATCAGGTCAGGACGTTCATGCATTTACTGCTGCTCAGGTATTCCATGTCCCCCTAGACCAGGTTTCAAAGCAACAACGAATGCAAGCAAAGACTGTAAATTTTGGCATTGTCTATGGGCAACAAGCTTATGGACTTTCAAAAAGTTTAAGGATACCTCTTAGTGAAGCTCAGAAACTCATCCAAGCCTATTTTGCCCGTTATCCTCGAGTTTTCCAATTTGTAGAGGAAACTATAGAACAGGCTTCCCGAGATTTAAGAGTGACTACCATGTTGGGAAGAGAGCGAATTATTGATAGCTGGAATGAATTTCCGGGCTCACGCGCTGCCTCAGGGCGTTTTGCTGTGAACACCCGCATTCAAGGAAGCGCTGCTGAGCTGATCAAGCTTGCTATGCTGCATCTTGCAGAAGCAATCCAACACAAAAATATGAAGAGTCGTATGTTGTTGCAGATACATGACGAATTATTATTTGAAATTCCCGAAGAAGAATTAGAAATCATGCAGACTCTAGTGCGAGAAAAAATGGAATCTGCCATGACTTTATCAGTTCCTTTAGTTGTGAATATCTTGATTGGAAAAAATTGGGCAGAATGTTAA
- a CDS encoding orotate phosphoribosyltransferase, whose translation MMNREEAQLRDNAVVNLYQIGAIKFGKYTLENGEHTPIYVDMRLVISSPEVLQTMATLIWRLHSSFNSSLLCGVPYTALTLATCISLKHNIPMILRRKELQNSKNSDVIKVEGLFTPGQTCLVINDVVSSGKSIIETALALKTHGIVVREAFVFLDRRSEEKRALGDEKIKVSSVFTLSSLATALISSGKLSESDVAIATKILEDFKIEF comes from the coding sequence CTGATGAATCGTGAGGAAGCACAGCTACGCGATAATGCCGTAGTCAACCTGTATCAAATTGGAGCCATAAAATTCGGGAAATATACCTTGGAAAATGGCGAACACACCCCAATTTATGTTGACATGCGTTTAGTCATCTCTTCTCCCGAAGTCCTACAAACCATGGCGACTCTAATTTGGCGTCTCCACTCTTCTTTTAATAGTAGTTTGCTCTGCGGAGTTCCCTATACAGCATTGACGCTCGCTACTTGTATTTCTTTAAAACACAATATTCCTATGATATTACGTAGAAAAGAACTACAAAACTCTAAGAACTCTGATGTAATCAAGGTAGAAGGACTTTTCACTCCAGGCCAGACTTGTTTGGTAATCAATGATGTTGTTTCTTCTGGAAAGTCGATCATAGAAACTGCACTTGCATTAAAAACACACGGAATCGTTGTACGCGAAGCCTTTGTGTTCTTAGACAGACGGTCAGAAGAAAAACGTGCCCTTGGTGACGAAAAAATCAAAGTGAGTTCTGTATTTACTCTATCCTCTCTTGCAACAGCTCTCATCTCTAGCGGTAAGCTTTCCGAAAGTGATGTTGCTATCGCTACTAAGATTCTTGAGGATTTTAAGATAGAATTTTAG